Genomic DNA from Gimesia aquarii:
GAAAATACGACCAATGCCGGCGGTGGATATTATTACCCTCTCGGTCAACTCAATGAAATCTGCGATTGGGCACACGAAAATGGTTTAAAGACACATATGGATGGTGCCCGGGTCTTTAATGCCACAATCGCAGCGGGATACTCCATCAAAGAAGTCTGTGCTCCGCTCGATACCATTTCCATTTGTTTTTCGAAGAGTCTCGGCTGTCCAATGGGTTCTATTCTGGCTGGCTCGAAAGAAGAGATTGCCAAAGCACGACGATCCCGTAAAATTTTCGGCGGTGCTTTGAGACAAGCCGGAATCGTTGCTGCCGCTTGTGTCTACGCATTAGAAAACAACATTGACCGACTGCAAGAAGATCATGACAATGCCCGTTTCCTGGCAGAGCAACTGGCAACCATTGAAGGGATCTCCATTTCTCCTGAAGAGACCGAAACAAACCTGGTCTTTTTCGATATTCATCCGGAACTTGGCAACGCCATGCAACTTTCAAAAGCCTTGCACGAAATCGGGGTAGGCATTGGTGCAATGGGACATACTCGTCTTAGAGCCTGTACTCATATAGATATCAGTCGAGAGAAAATTGCTCAGGTTCCCGCTGCCATCAAAGAAGCACTCAATTCCGGCCTCAATCAATATCAAGGAGTGGCAACAGGTCCTTACGCCCGTGGATAATTAGAGAGGCCCTTGCTATAGCACGTCCAATTCAACCATAGCGGCTTCAAAGCGATGATACGAGACCCAAATAGTCCTGGAGACGCTAAAAGAAACATGCTTACATGATAAACTCTTAAAAAAGAAGCACTTAAAATAAAACCTTTAATATGTTTTGAGTTCAGTGCTTTCCCCCTCTCTATAATCCATAAAATCGTCACCAGCCACCGGGTCCCGGGTTGATCGGGCGATTTCTAGCCCTGAAATTAAACTTTCTACAATCTCTGCGTCGATGGAATAAAGGTTCAAACTCCCCTCAACGATTGAGGCCGTAAAGACATAGGACTATGTCTTACACTTAAGCCCAAATCTTGCTTTATATTCCATTGAGCTGGAGGATGTGCAGGAAGCCATTCTACATTCAATATTGATAACAAGCTGAAAACAGGTGTTCTTTTGCTCTATTAAGGTGCAAATTCACTTGAATTCAGTGAATTCAATGAAAGAAATGGCCATGACTGCAGACTACCAGTTGAATCGATCCCCCGTATTACGATATCATGAATCCCATGAAGTAAATAATGATCGGGAGAATTCGCTCCCGGCTGACACAGGATTCCGTGACAGGGGGAATGCCGCCATGGACGTTACCGGCACCAGTTCTATTTCCGGTTCTCTGCCAATCAATAAACCGGTTGAGCAGAATAACACCAACAACAAAGAAGCGCCCACCTCGAGACCGATCTCTTCACCAAAGGATGAATTAGAGATTTCTTCAGCGGGGCGTATGCTGGATGAAATGACGAACGACTCTGAAATGCGCGCAGAACGGTTGGCACAAATCAAGGCAGCTATTGATGATGGCACTTATGAGACCGATGAA
This window encodes:
- a CDS encoding flagellar biosynthesis anti-sigma factor FlgM, whose protein sequence is MNSMKEMAMTADYQLNRSPVLRYHESHEVNNDRENSLPADTGFRDRGNAAMDVTGTSSISGSLPINKPVEQNNTNNKEAPTSRPISSPKDELEISSAGRMLDEMTNDSEMRAERLAQIKAAIDDGTYETDEKLDAALNRLLNQIDESA
- a CDS encoding threonine aldolase family protein — its product is MDPHSDTYIDLRSDTKTKPTPEMLEAMMTAEIGDDMNGEDPTVNRLESMVCEMLGMEAAVFACSGTQSNQMGLRSHCLPGDELLIHELGHIAIFEGGAPAVLSGISCRTLSGEKGMLTVDTLQGKIRADDQHLCRTRLLCVENTTNAGGGYYYPLGQLNEICDWAHENGLKTHMDGARVFNATIAAGYSIKEVCAPLDTISICFSKSLGCPMGSILAGSKEEIAKARRSRKIFGGALRQAGIVAAACVYALENNIDRLQEDHDNARFLAEQLATIEGISISPEETETNLVFFDIHPELGNAMQLSKALHEIGVGIGAMGHTRLRACTHIDISREKIAQVPAAIKEALNSGLNQYQGVATGPYARG